In the genome of Arachis stenosperma cultivar V10309 chromosome 6, arast.V10309.gnm1.PFL2, whole genome shotgun sequence, the window ATAAAATCAATGTTTATAAGGTTATTACGAATTCAGCACCTAACAATGATCGTTACAATGATTTTATGGCCGTGGTCATATATGGGGGAGATCGAAGATTGGCTTTTTACAAGGCCAATGATAGGAGATGGATCAAGTTTCCAACAAGTCATAGGAGGATTGTGGATGTCATATTTTTTCAAGAGAAGGTATATGCAGTGAACTTTGACCACCAATTATATGAATTTCATATCAAGAAAAACTTAGAGCCAGTGAGAAGAATTTACGAAGGCACACCTCTTTATCAGCATGACACCAATATTATCCGATATAGCTATTTGATTGGTTGTGATGATGGAAGTTTATTGATGCTCGTAAGACATATTCGTTTGACGAAGCATACAGAATGGTGGTGGTATTACAAGACTATCAAATTCGATATttataaattgaataaaaatgcAAAAGTATGGTCAAGAATAGATAATTTAGGGAATTACGTATTAATAGTTGGACTCAATTCTTCAACTCAGATATTGGCAAGCAATTGCAAGGGAAATAAGATCTATTTTACTGATAGTATGGTTGGATTACATCCATGATGATGTTTGGCGTCATGATATTGGCATATTCAATTTGGAAGATAATAGCTGTAGAAGAGTATTATCagatgttaattttttttgtcctCCTGTTTGGATATTATCCTAActtaatctttttcttttatatttgtGGACTTTTTATTTGTACTTTTGGATCAAAGCATGTTTGTctcctttttattattaacataCCAGTTTAATATATAATGGTGAgatatatttacttattttagttaaatattatttatttggtATGTCTTATATTTTTCACTTGGATAATTATACGGTACACAACTATAAAAAAGATTCCGTGAGATATAGCTTCAGTTTGACATGTAGCTTTTTTGTGTGTATTTGGACTACAGCTTGCAAATGAAAGTTtacataaaattgattttgtaaaattaattttagtgaaAAGTAAATTTGTATTAACGTGATGACAATTTTTTTCTAGTACTGTCAGTACTCTTTAATCTAGTATTATTTTgaactataaatttttattatttatgactctattgttatttataattaattttttatttattttgtcttttttataggattgtaatttatattatacaaaattttgataataaacgtagtatataataattacaattacaaattttacaaagtcagaataaaaaataaaaaaattaatacaaaacaaaaatagagtacatcaaagaataaaaaaatcatacagataagaaataataaaaatttcataaaaccaacaacatatatcatatgaataaaaaaatacaataaaagataaataaaattcatatgaataaaattaaatgaaaaaataaaaaattttcatacacaacataaatataatgcaataaatgatagaaaaaaaggaattcttataaataaaaaataataaaaatatcataaaatgaataaaatatctgaaaacaagagcattgtaaaaaaaaagtcaacaacAATTGTCAtgtgaataaaagaaatacaataaaataaataaaaaatcatatgaataaaaccatgaataaaagaaatacaataaaataaataaaaaatcatatgaACAAAgccaaacaaaaataaaaaaaaaagatttcatacaaaatatacatataaaaaatgaGCAATGCTAGGGACTAAAATGGTATTAGCCAAAAACCAGCTAAATACTTTTGGGTGAATTCAATATCTCCACgagttaatatatatggatgtttcttctgctaagtatcagaatattttttttcatactaaatggatgttcttttatatatttttcgaatttttttgaattgcaaatgtgaatgtctctatttctttaagaattatatatatttttttaaattttatagatatttaattatttttgctaaaatataattggatgtttcttttgttaagtattaggatatttttttcatattaaatgaatgttttttttataattctgTAATTGTGTAGTTTGCAGTCTCTTTAATCATTAAAACGGCACCTAATATCCCAAAATGATTGTGTGCAAAGTAGAATCTCTTCATACAATGTGATGAAATCCTCGGCAGTGTTTAACTCCTGTGTTTCAACAATGcagcaaataataaaaaggaattcatatgaataaaaataataaaaatatcataaaatgaataaaatatcTGAAAATAAGAGCACTGTAAAAAAAGTCAACAACATTTGTCAtgtgaataaaagaaatacaataaaataaataagaaatcATATGAACAAAGCCaaacagaaataaaaaaaagatttcatacaaaatatacatataaaaaatgaGCAATGCTAGGGAACCAAAAGGGCATTAGCCAAAAACCAGCTAAATATTTTTGGGTGAATTCAAAATCTCTACgagttaatatatatggatgtttTTTCTGCTAAGTATCATAATGttttttttcatactaaatggatgttcttttatatatttttgatttttttgaattgcaaatgtgaatgtctctatttctttaagaatttcatatttttttttaaattttatagatatttaattacttttgctaaaatataattggatgtttcttttgttaagtattaggatatttttttccatattaaatgaatattttttttataattctgTAATTGTGTAGTTTGCAGTCTCTTTAATCATTAAAACGGCACCTAATATCCCAAAACGATTGTGTGCAAGGTAGAATCTCTTCATACAATGTGATGAAATCCTCGGCAATGTTTAACTCCTGTGTTTCAACAACGCAGCAAATAATAAATACCAATAAGCACATGGCAAAGATCAAGTAAAAGGCcacttgaaaatttttttctatttttctggaTTAGAAGGAAAAGATAGAGGAAGCAAAACTCTCTTCTCCCTTCATTTCAAATCTCCAATGAGATTAATAATTACAgatgtttttttaaataagaaaagAGTGTGTCCAAACACAAAAGGGGCGCATTCCATGGAAGGGAACTAGATCGTAACAGTCAAGAAACTCCTAGGAGAACATAAAGAACCAAAAGAAATATGAATATAACCTTGAATCCGATCTGGTTCGCGAAAGGGAAAGGGAAGCGGTTCTTGTCGACGGTGGCGAATCCGACGAGCCAGatcacaactagaaaatggattaatacagacagatttacagacagatttactctttattacagacggatttttggttaccgacggattttgtccctctgtaaaagcctcgtcagaaattatttaccgacggatttttaccAGTTATCGACGGATTTTTCCTCTGTAAATTCTCCATCCATTTCCCTAAGGCGATGAActttccgacggattttccgtcgATAATTACAAacagattttccgtctgtaattacaaaCGGATTTTTTGACGGATTTTtcatctgtaattacagacggattttctgaCGGATTTTTCGCCTGTAATTATAGACGGATTTTCCAACAGATTTTTCGTTTGTAATTAAAACCTTAGAAAACCATCCCAAACTCTAAATATAGAcagaaaatctgtctgtaaatctgtcaataaaataaaataattttttaaaattttttcattacaaaataaacttgtttttcaatattaaaaacataaaataaaataaaataaaataaaaatatgaaacatTTTTGATATAACCAAATATGCCATCATAAAGAATCAAAGTCTTATTATATAAACAACAATAGTATTAGAAACACAATCATATGATGCTGATCTAAATATCCAGCAGACATTATAGAATAGGTTATATATACAATGTTTACATATCCACTGACATCCTTCGCAACCTTTATGAGCTCCTCTTGAGCCTCGTACAGCGCCTAAGCCGCAGAAAGACGACCCGCATCTTTTCCTGAGTCTGAGTATCCTATCATAACTTCTTGCTTCCTGTTGATTCGGTTTTTGTACCAATCAATAGAGAAAAACTGTGCCACTGCAGCAGAAGCAGACTCAAGATCACCAAGCTTTTCAAACAATGATACGACCCTTAGCGGTTGCTTCACGTGGCATTCCCGTTGCAAGAGCTCAACAGCAAGCATATCAGACGGTGCTATTGCCATTGAGATTATGTAGGCACCAAAGTTGTCTGAGGGAAGTTCTGCAATGACATGGAAGGTTTCCAGAACATCAGTGATCTCTTCTGTTTTGGGAAGATCAGGGCCGGACAGATGGCGCTTTCCACTGAGCTCTGACAGGAGCCATTCCTGCCTGCGTTCCTCAGACCACTCTTGGTACAAAACGGATAACTCTCCACAAAAGATAAATGGAAGCTTAGGCAAAACTCGACCAAAAAAAAAGATAGATTACCTAGCTGggatagataaataaataaaaacctGTGAACATCTCCTAACATCTAGTTGCGGGTCTTTAAAAACCCTGGCCTCCTGAAGAACAACCCCTTTTTCAGTTCCCAAGAAGGGAGAATACTCAGCTGTTAAACAAACCAGAGAATCCAAGTAAGTATTTTTCATATTCCCaaagaaaccaaaacaaaaaGTATAAGGAATCTTCtgatcaaaaaataaaaataataagtgGTCAGCAATACCTCTACCCCTTCCTTTTCCCCTCCCCCTTCCACCACGTCCTCTTCCTCACACCCTTGGTGAGCCTTCTATATCAATCAAATCGAGTCAGAATAAAACCATATTAATCTGTCAAAATAATTGCCAGAAGAATTAGCTCAAAAAGGGGTACTATGGTTGGAATTGGAGAATAAAGCCAAAAAGGGTACTATTCAATGGAATATTGGGATGGGAATTGAGTTTCTATGGTTTAATATTGATGGATTGTGACCCATTGAAATATTCTCTCCTTCGAAAAATTCCCTGCTTCcttttttcatgattttaataATTGAACTCTACACAATTGTAACAATGACTTTATAAAAAATCGAATTCCAACTCCATTATAATTAGCTCATTATTAATATTTAGCTCCATTATAATTCAGTATGCCTTTCAACTAGCTGAACAGGCACACTCAAATCCAATATCATCAGACTATGCATATCAAAGAATAGATGTTAAAAATTATTCCTCAAGATAGAATAACACACCTGGATTAGCCATACAGCATTCTTGCTATAAATAGCATTGTTAACAAACTGACTTGCCAGCTGGTCCCATCCACTCTGTTTTCTTCCATAAACAGAGATCCTGTACTCAGCCATCTGAAATTTGATTTATAAATAGAAATGAATTAATATATAAgacataaaaatattaacagAAAAAAGTCTATACCATGTGAATAAGTTACCTGATATTTGCTAGCTTCAAGATCAGTTAAAACTTGCTTTGTTACTTCAGCCAGAAACCTTCCTGTGAATGTGGGTACGTTTAAGCTATTGTGAAACAATAAAGCATCAACACTTTTAATACATTCGGAGTTCCTACAGCTTAAAAAAGTATACAATAGGCATCTTTCATAATCTTAAACAAACCCTGGTTTCATCTTTCATAATCTTTCAGAAAGAAGTGTACCTTATCTGCCTCAATTTGCTTCTACACCCTTCATTATCACAATTAGGAAACATAAATATGTATATATCTACTAATAGGAGTGAATCACAAAAATTCTCTTAAAATTGAAACTGAAGGGATCCAGTAAAAACAAGGACAACAGACCTGTATCTCAATTCCAGACTCTACTGCCTTTTGAAATAGCATATCTAGTTTGACTAGATTATTAGGCAATTCCTCCTACACATAGTAGTAAAGGAAAAGACTCGAATCTGGGAAATTGAACCCATTCTTCAGGACATACAACATCTCAGAGCACAGTTTTGTAATTATAGCATCACCTCGACGCAACaacagaaaattttttttggaatattattatataatttgatgataatttaaaatagaaccgatttttatgtaaaaaacaaaagataaaaaaggaacaagaagagcagcAATATGCAAATAAGACCTTGAGGAAAAAGTTAATTACCTCAACTTCCTTCATGAAAGAAGTAGCCTTCTGAACCTACTCACTCTCCCAGCCTTCGATGACAGCATCTTCTCTCTTAAATCTATTGTTAATCTTTGCAATCTTGTTGTTCTGCCATGTTGATATCTTTGCATTAacctcctccttcttcaccCTTTGCACTGAAACCTCTTCAACtacttgatgatgatgatgttgatgatGACCACTATTAGAAGCTGCACCACCACTACTAGAATATAAACTCATAAACCTGTACCACCACTACTAGAACTTGCACCACTACTGTTAGGCTCTGATTCCACCTTCTACGGGTTAATTCTAGTTCAGATTTTGGTAGGGTTTTTATGATTTAGGAAAATTTGAAGTGGTTTATGAGTTGGAATAAGAAAAGATTATgtcaacaaaaaaaagaaaaggaaattcATAGATCAGATCAAGCTATCTTAGATTGGAAAACCTAGCTAGGAATATATGTCACAAAAAACATGGACACTTGAATACTTGGATACAATAGTTGTTGAAAAGATAACTTATCTGGCGGAGAGAGCACTGCGAGAAATGAAAGGGGAAAATCAGTGTTCCATATCATTATCTTGTTTCTGTACCCTCTTAATTTGATCAATTGGAACCCCTAGCTGGGCTAGTTGGTTTTGTAACAGAACCACTAAGCTCTAAGTTGTTTGATAAATAAACCTAGGGTCAAGTTTCAGAAACACGAAATGATAGCAGTAACAATGAGTAACCATCATGTTAATCATCATACTAATAACATGAAAAGCCAATTACATGAGAGCTTAGAAGGAAAACAAAACCAAAAACAAAGAACACATTTTATTTAGTAGGCCAATGTGAATACCGAAGGGAGAAGCATAACAGCAACAAGAATTTATCGACAAAGAATAAATGgaaggaaaaaggaaagggaagaACAAACCAGCTTCTTAGATTCATTTCCCTTCTCGAGCTGTTGGGTCCATGCATCAACGGAGTGGCAACCGATAACCTATCCCTCTTCTGATGAACCAGCCATTCTCTCTTAACTCgttctttccttttctcttttttctctttctcaaaCAAAATACTGCACCAACATAGGGCAAAGAAACCAGTATATTACCAACTTTTGAGGCCAGCCTTGGGAACATATTGCCTCCTAAACTCTTGCTGAGGTGAAAATAGCACCTCCTTTCAAGTTTTCTTCTATTTGTTCAACTGCTTGTGTCCACTCAAGAAAATCCCTATAGTTAGGTTAGTAGACTGTTGTTGTAAAGAACCTGTTTGATAAATACAAAAGAATATGAAAAGAATTTAATAATTGGAAGTACAGCACAACCAATCTTCCTTTGTATCATGTCATCTTCAAAGAGACAAAATCAGTTTGAGGAAACTTGacaaagaaataataatattgCAGTGAAAATTGAAGCtgacataaataaataaagaaaaaactaATTCCATAAACAATACTCTTGTTTTATCTTTGTCATTATGAACCAAATTATATCATTTTGCTATTAGTTATAATGGCAAAAGTCTACTGTCCTAGGTGGCAAGGCTCTTGTATCTCAGAATTTGTGGCCATGCAAAGCAGAAAAGCAAACATCAGACCCAATGTTGAAGTTTGTTCATGAACTTCATAGAAACTTAGAACTGGGTGCAGCCAGCCCCACAACTGTTGAAAACTAACAAATTTGAATACAAatatacaaattttataaatatataaaattgttaACAGTCAATGTTCAATggtattgtaacaaaaattacATTATACAGATTTCAAAAACAGTTAAAGAACAAATTTAAGTTGCTATATACAACTTAGTTCAGCATAAACATCACACAGTGGCAAAGGCCATTTTGTCGAGAAGTACATATAACTAATTCTTTCTTAAATCAAGCTTTCATAAATTTTAATGTTGATTCATTATAAGTATAAATagttttacataatttttttggttttttatttgtttgggAGGTCAAGTAATTCGTTACAAATTGAAATATAATAAACTGTTGtatatataaattgaaattcgaaattttaatatttatttaaacaaattaatGAATATATTAAGAGTCTTTTAGTGATGTGTTAAATgtctatataaattataaaactCTTTTATGAGATATAATTCTCTCAACAAGAAATAATTAATCTATCTAATATACCAAACATTCCACTAACTAAAGAAGAGTTTGTTACTCTAACATGCATTGACACTTGCTTGTTGAGTTGTTAGCACAAAAACCCTAAAGCTATATTTGGAATTTTTTAAGAGGATAAACCATAGACttttggttaaaaataaatgaacaaTTTTATATATCCAAATAgggatatttaatttttttattcttcataATTATAAAACTGCTAGCCATAAAAGATGTATAGCAAATAATTTATGATGAATATTGTGAGGTACACGTAGGGCTGGAAGTGAGTTGAGTTGAGTCGAACTGGACCAAATTCAAGTTCGATTCACTAAAATTAAGTTTGGCTCACGGCTCAATTTATTAATAATCGAGCCTATTTCTTAATCTCAAACTCGACTCACCGAAAGCTTACGAGTTGGCTCGAGTTCATGAACTGGCTCaaataataagaatataatctataattctatatcaataaattataacttatatattttaaagaatatttaaaaagatcaattttatatattatttatctatcaataaattataaattttttatttatgtcttacattaaattatatataaaaaataaatataaaattttaaacaattaagatcattaatatataaatataattaaatattactatttcatatatatatatatatatatatatataatcgagcCAGCTCACGAGCTAATGACCTGAACTTATCCAAATTCAAGTTTGGCTCATTTAATTTATGCGCTCAATTTCAAGCTCAATCTTAGCTCATCAATAGCTCACGAGTTTAGCTTATCGAACTATTAATGAGTCAAACTCAAACTGGCTCATAAATTGACTTGACTTTTAACACCCTAATGTTTAGTGGCTGATATTCAAAACCTTGCGAAATTTTTGAAGTAAtatgaaatatttttataaaataatttacatgtgtaaaaatattgaataactaatttttattagaaTAGTTATTAGTTGAAAAATATAAGTGCATGGATCTGAAAATACTAACAGAAAAAACTGGCATGCTAAACTATGAAGGCACAACAATGACAAGCTTTACTCATACCAAATAATTATAACAAGAAACATCATGGTTACAATTGGCAATcactcaataaaaataaaacaagacacacagaaaatcctaattctcttAATTTGTATAACTATGGCTAAAACAATCGCATATTCTTCCTTCTTAAGGTAAACACTTAATGTTTTGTATCTACGTCCTCGTTAGCTTGCTCTCACTAGTGCACTTGTCTTTTCACCTCAACTGAGCAGTGTATTGCTTTGTATTGCATCGTTCCTGAAGATGGTACGGAGAGAGGGGTGAGAAACAAAAGTTTCTCAGTAGTTTATCTATATGGTGTCATCGTATCCATCCCCAACCACTCCGAATTTTAAAGTAAAAACAGTGATGATGCAATGTTgttcaattattattttcaaaagtCTTGGTTAGTTGGAGTGGTGTGACTTTTAGATGCTTCTCATTTACTTATGTTATGACATATGTGATGTATACAAAATGCCTATAGTGTGAAAAAGGGTTCaagacctgatcccaagatcaaagatgatcCAAAAGAtgtgaatacaatagtaaaaatttctatttatactaaactatttactagggtttatagagataagtaaatgatgcagaaatccacttccgggccccactggtgtgtgctagggctgagcattgaagctttcatgtgtagagacttttcttggagttaaacgccagctttggtaccagtttgggcgtttaactctaactTGTAACTCagttctagcgtttaactctagaataggacaggaagttggcgtttaaacgccagtttgcgtcgtcaaaactcgagaaaagtatggactattatatattgttggaaagcccaggatgtctactttccaactcaattgagagcacgccaattgggtttctgtagctccaaaaaatccatttcgagcgtagggaggtcagaatccaacagcatctgcaatcctttttcagcctctgaatcagatttttgctcaggtccctcaatttcagccagaaaatacctgaaatcatagaaaaatacacaaactcatagtaaagtccagaaatgtgaattttgcttaaaaactaataaaaatatactaaaaagtagctagatcctactaaaaactacctaaaaataatgccaaaaagcgtataaattatccgctcatcagatgcCCAACCTAGAGAGAGTCttgactcttgggaaaagctggtTAATGCTTTTCTAGCTAAATTCTTTCCCCCTCAAAGAATGAGCAAAACTAGAGtagaagttcaaaccttcagacaaagagaaggagaattcctctatgaagcttgggaaagatataagcaacTGATCAGGAGATGTCCTCCTTATATGCTCTCAGAATGGTCCATCATAGGCGTGTTCTATGATAGTCTATCTGAATTGTCCAAAATTTCATTGGATAGCTCTACAGGTGGATCACTCCACttgaagaaaacacctgcagaagctagagaactcattgagatggtcgcaaacaaccaattcatgtacacttcttaAAGGAATACTGTAAACCATGGGACCtttcagaagaaaggagttcttaaaATTGATACTCTAGATGCCATATTGTCTCTGAACAAGATCTTGACCCAACAGGTCAATATGATCTCCCAGCACTTGACTAGAATGCAAGCTGCATCTGGCAGTACTCAGGAAGCTTCTCCTGAAgtagaagcttatgatcttgatcaacccaccatggaggaggtgaacagcatgggagaatcctatgaaAACGCCTACAACTCTTCATGGAGGAATTATCCTAacctttcatggaaggatcaacagaaacctcaacaaggtttcaataacactCAAAGTGGAAGGAACCAGAATAGGTTCAACAACAAACCACCATTCCCATCTTCTCAAGGGAATATGGAAACCTCTAAGCAAATCTGCTCTGACTTAGTCACTTTGGTTTCCATCCTCTctaagaccactcaaagtttcatgaatgaaacaaggtcctccattagaaatctggaggtaCAAGTTGGTCAACTGAGCAAGAGGATCCCTGAGACTCCTCCTGACacttgatgattagatttttgacggtttagaatttcacaaatgaattctcgttgcaagtatagtctctaaaccaatcgctaatcctttcatacaaaaagttgtttgtcactaaaacaaacccctaaatttataaaccgaagtattcaaacctcgggtcgttctccctaggaattacaataaagtgtcttgttattggtttgagttgttttggggttttgataagaggcatgaaagtaaatggcaataaaaataaactaacaactaaaaaaggctcttggcaaggtatgaaaattagaagtcctatcctagttatccttctcaattgtgatgagaattgttcat includes:
- the LOC130932418 gene encoding phosphoenolpyruvate carboxylase-like, which translates into the protein MFTELSVLYQEWSEERRQEWLLSELSGKRHLSGPDLPKTEEITDVLETFHVIAELPSDNFGAYIISMAIAPSDMLAVELLQRECHVKQPLRVVSLFEKLGDLESASAAVAQFFSIDWYKNRINRKQEVMIGYSDSGKDAGRLSAA